In a single window of the Deinococcus malanensis genome:
- a CDS encoding metal ABC transporter ATP-binding protein: MTASAKAPSLAAVPLSVRDLTVAYREAPVLWDINLEFPAGQLCAVVGPNGAGKSTFLKAVLGLLPKASGSIRFFGAPLAQARRRIGYVPQRTSVDWDFPTDALDVVTMGLYGTLGWIRRPGKRERDLAMQALERVRMTEFAGRQISQLSGGQQQRVFLARALAQDADVYFMDEPFAGVDATTERAILDVMRDLQEQGKTVVVVHHDLDTVREYFDHVTLLNVSVVASGPIETTFSPELLRKTYGGKVAFLREALPV, encoded by the coding sequence ATGACTGCATCCGCCAAGGCACCTTCTCTGGCAGCTGTTCCGCTTTCTGTGCGTGATCTCACGGTCGCGTACCGGGAGGCTCCCGTGTTGTGGGACATCAACCTCGAGTTCCCGGCAGGGCAGCTCTGTGCGGTCGTGGGTCCCAACGGCGCCGGGAAAAGCACCTTCCTCAAGGCCGTGCTGGGCCTCCTGCCCAAAGCGTCCGGAAGTATCCGGTTTTTTGGTGCGCCGCTGGCCCAAGCACGCCGCCGGATCGGCTACGTGCCCCAGCGCACCAGTGTCGACTGGGACTTTCCTACAGACGCTCTGGATGTGGTCACCATGGGCCTGTACGGGACGCTTGGCTGGATTCGCAGGCCAGGGAAGCGCGAGCGTGACCTGGCCATGCAGGCCCTGGAACGCGTCCGCATGACCGAGTTCGCCGGGCGCCAGATCTCCCAGCTGTCGGGGGGCCAGCAGCAGCGGGTGTTTCTGGCCCGTGCCCTGGCACAGGACGCGGACGTGTATTTCATGGACGAACCGTTTGCCGGCGTGGACGCGACCACCGAGCGCGCCATCCTGGACGTGATGCGTGATCTGCAGGAACAGGGCAAGACGGTCGTGGTGGTTCACCATGATCTGGACACTGTCCGGGAGTACTTCGACCATGTGACCCTGCTGAATGTCAGCGTGGTGGCCAGCGGACCCATCGAGACGACGTTCAGCCCCGAACTGCTGCGCAAGACGTACGGCGGGAAGGTTGCGTTTCTGCGCGAGGCCCTGCCGGTATGA